The Bradyrhizobium sp. WSM471 genome includes the window CGCCGCCGACATGGTAGTTGCCGACGCAGATCACGGGGATGCCGGCGTCGACGCCCTCGCGCAGCATCCGCCGTTCCGTGATCGCGCCATAGAGCGCACCCAGTGGCCCCAATGCGTAGGATTCGAGGGAACGTGGCCGGTACCAGAAGGCCGGCTCACGCATTGGCGGCCCCCATCTCAATCCGCAACTGCAGAAGATAAGGCTCGAGCGCGGTCATGGTGCGGTTGAGTGCGCCACCGAGATCCTCGACCACGCCGGCGCCCGACTGGTGGATCTTCTGGCGCAGGGCAGGATCGGCCAGCAGCTGGCCGAGCTGCTTGATCAGCAGTTCCTGCGTGTCGGCCTGGCGCGCGCCGCCGCTGTGATCGAGCGCCTCGTAGACATCGGCGAAATTGAAGACGTGCGGACCATGGACAATGGCCGCGCCGAGCTTGATCGCTTCGATCGGATTCTGGCCGCCATGGTGGATCAGCGATCCGCCCATGAACACGATCTCCGAGAGGCGGTAGAACAGGCCGAGCTCGCCCATGGTGTCGGCGATATAAACGTCGGTGGTCGCCGTCGGCAATTCGTCGCGCGAGCGCAGGGCCGGCTTCAGGCCCGACGCCGTGATCAGGCCCGTGATCGAGGAGCCGCGATCCGGATGGCGCGGCACGATCACGGTCAGGAGCTGCGGGAAGAAACCGCTGAGGCTGCGATGCGCCGCCACCAGCATCTCCTCCTCGCCCGGATGGGTCGAGGCCGCGACGATGATCGGACGCCCGCGCGTCATCGCCATCAGCCGTTCGAGCTTGGCGGGATCGGCCGGGGGCGCCGGCACGTCGAGCTTGAGATTGCCCGTGGTGACGACGTCGCGGCCGCCGAGCGCCGAGAATCGCGCGGCATCGGTCTTCGACTGCGCCAGACAAATGTCGAAACGCGACAGCAGCGCCGAGATGGTGCCTTGCATGCGGCGCCAGCGCGGGAACGAGCGCGGCGACATCCGCCCGTTGATCAGCACCATCGGCACGCGGCGCGCGGCGCCGGCCAGGATCAGGTTCGGCCACAGATCGGATTCGATGAACAGCGCCAGCGACGGCTTCCAATGGTCGAGGAAGCGCGCGACATAACGCGGGGAATCATACGGCACGTATTGATGGATGACGTCGGGTGGAAAGCGCTTTGCGACAATTGCGGCCGACGTGACGGTGCCCGAGGTGAGCAGAATGCGCAGGTTCAGATCGCGCAGGCGCTCGATCAGTGCCGCCGCGGCGAGGACCTCGCCGACGCTGGCGCCGTGAATCCAGACCAGCGGACCGTGCGGCCGCACGTCCCGGGACAGGCCGCGTCGTTCGCCGACGCGCGCGGGATCTTCCTTGCCCTGCTTCAGGCGCCGCTTGATTAGCACAGGCGCGAGCGGCACCAGGCCGCGCGCCAGGCGCCGGTACATCCGCAGCGTCAACGGCAGCGAGCCGGGCAGCGATTTAGGCATCTGCAGGTCCCGGCCGGCCGAGTTGCGCATAGGCGCGGCGGGTCGCCTCGTTCAAGGTCTCTTCCAGCTCGAGCCGCAGCGCTTCCATGGTGGCGGCGTTCGCATCCGGCGGAACGTGGATTTCCTTGATGCCGACCAATGCGCCCCGCCCGAACGGCAGGTTGATGGTGGTGCGGTCCCAGTTCTTGAGCCGGACGAAGCGGCTGGTCGCCATCGCAAAAGGCATGATCGGCCGCCCCGATTCCCGTGCCAGCATGATGATGCCGAGCCCGGCCACGCGCGAGCGCTTGGGGACGTCGGCGGTCAGCGCGACATTACAACCGTCCTGGAGCGTCCGCACCATTTCCTTGAAGGCACCGACCCCGCCTTTGCGATGAAACGCGCCGCCATGGTCGCCGGACCCGCGGATGGTGCCGATGCCGAGCCGCTCGGCGGCAATCGCGTTGAACTCGCCGTCGCGGTGACGGGAGATCAGGACCCTGGCCTTGTACCAGTCCTTGTTCTTGATGAAGGGGGTGAGGAAATGCTGGCCGTGCCAAAAGGCGAAGATCGCCGGGATCTGCGGCTCGACGCGGTCATAGACGTCAGGTGGATCGAACGTGAATTTGTTCGTCCACCAGACCAGACGCAGATATTCCGCCGCCAGGATTCCGACGGCACGCTGAACGAAGCTGCTCCTCAGCGTATTGCGAAGCAGCTTTTTCAACGCGCCGGTTCTTGATTCGGGTCGAGCAGCCGGTGGAGATGGACGATGAAATAGCGCATCTGCGCGTTGTCGACCGTGCTCTGCGCCTTGGCCCGCCAGGCGGCGTGCGCGGTCGCATAGTTCGGATACAGGCCGACGATCTCGACGTCGTCGAGATTCTTGAAGGTGTTGTGCTCGAGATCGACGAGCTCGCCGCCGACGACGAGGTGGAGCAGTTGTTGCGGGGCACTATCTGGCATCGGTTCTGTTCCTAACGGGCTGCCCGGCAAAGCAGTGTTCGACAAGCACGAGAAAGCGCTTCACGGCAAGGGGCGGTTTCGAAAATGCGAGACAATGCTCGCATGACGATCGCGACCCGCTGCCACCAGCACCCCATGCGTGACTTGCCGGCGGTTATAGAGGATGGGATCTCCGGAGAGATCGCTCATCCTACCATCGGCTTCCTGCACGATCAAATCGGCCGCCGCAAGGTCCCAATCATGACTGTTGCCGCCCGCAAAAGCCGCATCCAGCGCGCCATGGGCGACCCGGCACAGACGCAGCGCGAGCGAACCGATTCGCGGATGCAGCTTGATCTCGCCCAGTGACGGCTTCAGGCGCTCGACCAGGGGCTTGGGACCCGCGACACGCGAGAAGTCGAGCTCGGACCCAGCCGTCGCCCACACCGGCACATCGTTGAGGGTCGTGCCCTGGCCGCGGGCGGCGAAGAAGAACTCGTCGCTCGTCGGCGCGAACACCGCGGCGAGAACAGGCGAGGCATCCTCGACCAGCGCGACGCTGACACACCATTCGTCGTGGCCGTTGAGGTAGTTGCGGGTGCCGTCGATGGGATCGACGATCCAGGTCAGGCGCCGCGTCAGCCGCACCTCGTCGTCGGCGCTCTCCTCCGACAGCCAGCCATAGTCGGGCGTCGCCGCGCGCAGGCGCGCTTCCAGGAGATCGTTGACGGCAATGTCGGCTTCCGAGACCGGCGAGGACGCGCCCTTGGTCCACTTCTTCAGCTCGGTGCGGAACATCGACTGCGCGAGTGCGCCCGCCTCCCGCACCGTGTCTTGCAGCAGCGCCGCGTCGCGCGTCAGGATGGCTTCACCTGTCGCGTTCGCGTCAACGTCCGCCAAGCGTCAAACCCTCGATGCGCACCGTCGGTGCATTGACGCCGTAGCGGAACTCGAGATTGTTCGCCGGCTGCATCGACTTGAATATCTCGAACAGATGGCCGGCGATCGTCACCTCGCTCACGGGATAGGTGAGTTCACCGTTCTCGATCCAGAAGCCGGAGGCGCCGCGGCTGTAATCGCCGGTCACGCCGTTGACGCCCGAGCCGATCAGATCGGTGACGTAGAACCCCTGCTTGATGTCGGAGATCAGCTCGGCCGGGGTCGGCGTGCCGGGTTCGAGATGCAGATTATACGGCCCGGGCGACGGCGAGGAGGAGACGCCGCGATGGGCATGGCCGGTGGTGGTGAGACCGAGCTCACGCGCGGTGGCGCAATCGAGCAGCCAGGTCGTCAGCACGCCTTCGTCGA containing:
- a CDS encoding 3-deoxy-D-manno-octulosonic acid transferase, which encodes MRNSAGRDLQMPKSLPGSLPLTLRMYRRLARGLVPLAPVLIKRRLKQGKEDPARVGERRGLSRDVRPHGPLVWIHGASVGEVLAAAALIERLRDLNLRILLTSGTVTSAAIVAKRFPPDVIHQYVPYDSPRYVARFLDHWKPSLALFIESDLWPNLILAGAARRVPMVLINGRMSPRSFPRWRRMQGTISALLSRFDICLAQSKTDAARFSALGGRDVVTTGNLKLDVPAPPADPAKLERLMAMTRGRPIIVAASTHPGEEEMLVAAHRSLSGFFPQLLTVIVPRHPDRGSSITGLITASGLKPALRSRDELPTATTDVYIADTMGELGLFYRLSEIVFMGGSLIHHGGQNPIEAIKLGAAIVHGPHVFNFADVYEALDHSGGARQADTQELLIKQLGQLLADPALRQKIHQSGAGVVEDLGGALNRTMTALEPYLLQLRIEMGAANA
- a CDS encoding lysophospholipid acyltransferase family protein; its protein translation is MKKLLRNTLRSSFVQRAVGILAAEYLRLVWWTNKFTFDPPDVYDRVEPQIPAIFAFWHGQHFLTPFIKNKDWYKARVLISRHRDGEFNAIAAERLGIGTIRGSGDHGGAFHRKGGVGAFKEMVRTLQDGCNVALTADVPKRSRVAGLGIIMLARESGRPIMPFAMATSRFVRLKNWDRTTINLPFGRGALVGIKEIHVPPDANAATMEALRLELEETLNEATRRAYAQLGRPGPADA
- a CDS encoding DUF4170 domain-containing protein, with protein sequence MPDSAPQQLLHLVVGGELVDLEHNTFKNLDDVEIVGLYPNYATAHAAWRAKAQSTVDNAQMRYFIVHLHRLLDPNQEPAR
- a CDS encoding 3'(2'),5'-bisphosphate nucleotidase CysQ, which gives rise to MADVDANATGEAILTRDAALLQDTVREAGALAQSMFRTELKKWTKGASSPVSEADIAVNDLLEARLRAATPDYGWLSEESADDEVRLTRRLTWIVDPIDGTRNYLNGHDEWCVSVALVEDASPVLAAVFAPTSDEFFFAARGQGTTLNDVPVWATAGSELDFSRVAGPKPLVERLKPSLGEIKLHPRIGSLALRLCRVAHGALDAAFAGGNSHDWDLAAADLIVQEADGRMSDLSGDPILYNRRQVTHGVLVAAGRDRHASIVSHFRNRPLP